The Pirellulales bacterium genome includes the window AAGTTGGCGTAGACCTCGTTTTCGATCGATGCCACGAGCTGCTCGATCTGCGCGTCGCTGACCGGTCGCTTCCAGCAGGCTCGCAGCAGCCCGTGCTTGATCTTCTCCCGTTCGAAGGGGACGCGCACGCCGTCTTTCTTGACGACCTTGATCACGGCTTCCTCGATCCGCTCGTAGGTCGTATAGCGCCGCCCGCAAGACACGCATTCGCGCCGGCGTCGGATGGCGAAACCGTCTTCGCTGGCCCGCGAGTCGATCACCCGGTCG containing:
- the nrdR gene encoding transcriptional regulator NrdR, whose protein sequence is MKCPFCKSDNDRVIDSRASEDGFAIRRRRECVSCGRRYTTYERIEEAVIKVVKKDGVRVPFEREKIKHGLLRACWKRPVSDAQIEQLVASIENEVYANFEGEVPSEQIGELVMKHLRQLDEVAYIRFASVYRAFKDAQDFAEELEPMLGSAPKLKR